tgtttttttacatttacactcCAACACATTTGTAAAACTCAGGAAAGAAAATACTggaactgaaaatgtatttaaagtatgCCTGCTATGCCTTATTGATTCACAATGTTTTGTACATGGTGTATTTGGTTATGTAATAGGGGCAGTCCATACACTTAGCCTCTTTAAGTGTTTTTTCATATGTGATATAAAAATCCCATGATCAGTAAAGTTTGTTTTCATCTTTTGGAGTCACCAGTGGATATGTTGACTGATCTCTGAACACTAAAATTAACTGTTTTGTTTCTGTAGCTTCTTCAGCAGTTGAAGCGTTTGATTTGTGACCTGTGCAGATTGTACAATTTACCACAGCATCCTGACGTGGAAATGCTGGACCAACCTCTCCCCACTGGACAGGTACACCATATCCATTCAATAATATTTGTTGCTAACTGTTTGTTCCTCTTAAACACTTGTCACACTGTTCTGCTTAAAGGTGTTGGTGGTCAGCTCACAACTGACTTGATATGGTAATATGTTAAATGTGggaaattgaaaacattttccagGAATTGTAAATGGCTGTATATTTAACCTGTcttcccttttttctttcattactcCACACCATATAttgggcctcatttatcaacactgggcaaatttgtctatgggcagttacctgtagcaaccaatccgtgattagctttataaagccagctgcaagtagaacaatgaaagctgaaatctgattggttgccatgggttactgcccatgggcaaatttgcccagtgttgataaatgaccctcattgtgttttatttagaGCAGTGGTTTGTTTTGCTTCTCCTGCATCAAGTGACCATGCTCATCCAACAGGGAGGTAGGTTGTTTTAACTCCGATGCCATTTTTGAAGCTTGAATTGCACACCCCCAATGGGAAATCTCCATAACAGACTGGGGAGCCAATGGACCAAGAGCTCAAACCGTTTTTGCTGTACCACAGGAGTTACCTCTGATAACCAATCGAAAGCTCACCTACTCCGTTTTCTACTTTGGTAGAGGAATGACTAGTGAGAAATAAACAATCATACTATTGAGCTCTGAAGAAGAGGGCTTCAtggacatctttttttttttttcttttttttttttttatgttaccttTCTGATCATGTTCATTTTGCCTGTTCTCAGCTGCAGCACAATTCTACTGCAGCGTGCATTTTAGCTGTATTCCTCTGTCATTGGATCTTCTATGCTACATTTGACCAACAGGGCCTAAACCAACAACTCTTTAAAGtcaaatggggctcatttatcactgcccatgggcagttacctataacaGCCAATCCGAGATTAgcttttaaagccaactgcaagtagaacaatgaatgcagcaatctgattgtttgccatgggttactgcccatgggcaaatttgcccagtcttgataaatgacccccactgactatTAAAATGGGTTGACTGCTTCTCCAGCCACAGAATGGTTGGCCAGCTTCTGGCTTGATGGCATCCCTGGAGAAGATTGTCTCATTAGCATGTTCTCTATCGCAGTGTGGTGTGTAATGCTGTCCAGCTAAGCTGCTTGCTTCCCAAGTGTATCACCACTCTAATTGAGCCAGCCTTTCCTTGGTATTCTTTACAGGGCTTGCCTCTCTTCCCCCCTGCAAGACACCTTGTGAAAATCTACGCTTTAGTTAGGCTAGATATAGGAAAATGTTGGTGTTTTGGACATTCAGCCAAAGTACTAAGAATATCTgaggcagcaaatacatttttaatgcccTTTATTTGCACATTGTAACTTTTGCTTTGTCTTGTATCCTTACAGTTCCATGAATCAGAATCTGTATGAATCTTCAGTGCTACCTAGTCTTTTATATTCTGTAATATTATGTAATATTGGATAAGGATTTGATTTGGTCTAAATTTTAAATCTCTAGGGATGTCTgttccattttaattttaaatagacTGAAAATTGTCTCTTGCAGAATGGAACTACAGAAGAAGTCACATctgaagaggaagaggaggaagacatGGGCGAGGTATCTCTTCTCTTTTGCCCAATGCCACTGACACAGTTTCTTTTTACATATACTTAAATATCTACAAAGTGTTCTCGTCCTACATGGCTAGATTTGTTGAGTCAGATAGTCTGATGTGGAAATGTGCCTGAATGTTTGGGCAtgtatggtagagtcctgcagcgggttgtgTACCCGCAGGTATctgcaaaaaaagcaggtaccctgcagaatgagtgtaagcttttttttaggtgcgggtatagatgcggggtcgcgggtcgggttgcaggtctctTCCTGCTGCAGCTTTCTCCGTGCAGCTTTCCCTCCATTCAACCCCCCTCCCATCTGATTTTCGTcacagctctcttacatcacaCGGCGTACACCCTCTCAACTATCGGCCACGTTTGATgctgtcacttctggtttgcagcaacatcacttccggtttgatggTGTTCgccgggtcgggttgcggataaggcagttgtgggccCAGGTCGGGTAGgggttcaaagtgggtaaatatgcgggctGCAGGTTCATATCGGCTCCGGGTCTTGGAACTTGGTTCCATGCACAACTCTAATGTATGGTACCTCAGAGGTGGTGGAATGACTCTCCTGCACTACATGTGGTTCTGTACACACTCAGCTCTTCAATTGCTGTTGCTTCTTCACAGCAGGTGGATGGGACATCAGCAGCTGATGTTGTTATATTGGAAGCAAGTCCTCCTCCCTTTTATCCCCTGTTAATGGCAAGATCACGTTGGCTGATCATTTAGATAGCCCTGAGGTTTACCTTTCCCTGGCCACCTTTACCTGTGAACAGAGGTGTTAATTGGACAGGAAAAGAGAGTGTGTTAActcctttgataaatgtgataGTGAGAGTTGCCCTCAttgcaactgtaaaaaaaaatacaatccaaaaaaaaaaatattggacacAGTTGTGTTACTGAATAAGTAGTACTAAACATGCTAATGGTTGTACTTTGGGCATTGTTATATACAATTCATATTTACAATTAATGcttttgttaaatataaaatactattGCACAAGCTGTAACTACTTGTTTTAGCCTAATTGTGATTTTCCAGCTCTATGTAAATCGAGAAAACAGAGTAAGTAACTATTAATATGCCATTTATGACATACAGAGCACATCACAATTATAGGGGAAATGCGCAAGAGATTACATATCTTAACATACTATCTTGAGAACAGCAACACAATTTTGGCCATATAAGGTGTCTGTGCTTAGTAAATCAATCAATGTAAGGACCAAAGCATTGGTTCACAAAATTACCATTGCACACTACCATCCACAAATGTGAAGAGTTTGCCACCTGTTTTCACCCCATCAGGCCAAATGACATGATAACAGGGGAGTTTTTCTGTGTTTGTGCAGCTTTAGAGTAGGTCCTACTAACTTTGTATTGATTACATGACTGTTCGCAAGTGATATCTTGCCGGGTAAATTTACATAAGCAGTAACCGCTCCCAAGTTGGCAGTTCTATAGcagttttaataaaattgcaCCCTGCTCTGGGAATACTAGTTAATCAGATACAAATATATCCGTCTGGATAGACAAGCAATATTTCatatattcttttgttttatgAAAAGGATATAGAAGATCTGGATCATTATGACATGAAGGAGGAAGAGCCAGTTGAGGGCAAGaaatcagaagatgaaggcattGAGAAAGAGAATCTAGCCATTTTAGAGAAAATCAGAAAGAATCAAAGACAGGATCACCTGAATGTAAGTGAAAACCAATCCACACCATAAATCAAGTGTAGCCCATGACaattaatttgtaattttgcTCAGTCTAACTTTGTCATTCTAACATCGTATCTGAAGTCTAAAGCACACTGATGCTTTTCCCATCATTCCCTTTCTCTAGCACACTGCCTCTTTTTCCCATCAAAGTGTGAAGTGTAAATTTCTGTTACTCCTAAATTTCTCAACAAACCATGGCtccctatagttacaccactgttgacAAAGCCAGAATAGCCATTTGGTGGCAGCAAGTTTCAGTCTTCAAAATTAAACATGATAGCGAGTGAATTAAAGGGCTTCAATATGGGAATGTACCTAGCAAAAATTTATATCCGTACTACTCTGTGGGAATAAGGTCAGGTGGAAGCATCACTCCTTAGTATCTGCTTCAGTCAGAGAGATGAACACAATTTGGGCCAAAgcagattttaaataaaattcaatagCTTCTTTGTATTGATGTTCTTATCTCATGTGCTACTATATcatactgacacacactgacatcTATTTAAACACCaaatattaaagtgttttttttttttttttttgtcctgtacatgtaaaaatgttttattttgaaagtCACATGTTTGTCAGCTCAACTGGGTTCAGCCACATTTAATAAATTGAGATTATCAACTGCCCCAAAAGCCCTTCCGTCAAGTTATTGCTGAAGCCCACTATTATTGCATATTTATCTCGGTGAGCAGTTTCTGACCATTGAACAAAATGTAACATTAGACAAAGGGACCCCAAGTAAGCACACATCACCAATTTTAAgtcattactgtatatatttaaaggggttgttcacctgaacttttaatatgatgtagaaagtgatattttgagccaatttgcaattggttttcactttttattatttgtagctttttatttggaagctctccagtttgaaatttttagtagtctggttgctagggtccaaattactcttgCACGggttgctaagatccaaatgtccctagcaaccatgcattacttTGTATTAAAAACTggatataaatagaagagggcctctatagaaagatgagtaataaaaagtagcaataacaataaatttgtttttttttttgggttttttttttttactggggtcagtgacccccatttgaaacaaataatccaaaaactatttaaaaaaaaaaaaatgaataaaacaagaaggtcacttgaaaagttgcttagaattagccattacatagtatactaaaagttaacttaaaccacccctttaatcaacaGAGTTCTACAGCACCCACATTACCCATGTGAAAAAAGTAGCTTCCCCCTTAGGTACTGTGTCAACCAAATGAACAAATGTAATTGAATTCAGCTGACTGTGTgtgtaagtatttttttaatcaagtgAGTATACTGCCCTTTAAGGGTAGTACTCCACGAGTGTTTACGTCGCAATTATTTATtagttgatgcgacacgactgtcggatgcagacgctgcgtctgcatcagacagtcgtgttgcgttggatcaacgctgcgacaccatgcgacaattctattacttaccttgtttttgtcgcatgcgttttgtggCAGTGCATCGGATTGAaactcgtggagtcctacccatATACTAATCAGATACCTCCCTTTCCGACGCAACGAGAGGAAGTGCAGGTTTCACGTCGGAtgtgccgaatctaaggtaagtaataggaatgtcggacattGTCGCAGCATGCATCCAActtgactgtcggatgtgaatgctgcatgttgcatcttcatccaacagtcgtgttggatgcacGCTGCAACAACGTCCGACACTCCTATTATTTAACTTAGATTTGTCGCACTCGCCGTGGCGCCTGCGCTTCCTCGCGTTGAAACGGAAGGTATCGGATCCAAAAcactgtgtagttctacccttaaagtaGGATATCCAGACATCTGTCCATGAGCTCGTAATTGTGTTCAGTAAGATAATGATCCAAAACACAAAAGCTAGTCTAAATCTTAGTTGCTgaggtaaaataaaattatagtctTGGATTGGGATAATCAAGGTCACAACTTGAACCCAGTAGAGATACTGTGTCAGCACTGAAATATACTATTCATGCATGAAAACCTGCTAATGTGTCTGACTTACAGCAGTTTTGAAAATAAGAGTGTGGTAAAATTCAACACCGATCGGAAATATTGATGTCCTATTTTTAGGAAGTGTTTGGTTGCAATTTTTGCTATCGGTGGTGTATTAATTAAGTTTTAGggtgccattgtttttttttcttatgggtgttaGATAACTTTGTTCCTAAAATACTGCAAATGCAGTAATTTTAAAAGCTGCTTACTTTGCTTCCCTTTgcgtaatattacattttttttaaagaaaaaaaaaacttttagcgTGACAAATATGTAATAGGGGAAATCAAGATGGAAGAAAAATTTCCTTGTCCCTGAAGGTGTACAGACAAAAATAATGAGCTGATCTTGTAATGTCTGactttagttttatttatttttttaaaaaaaaaaatgtttttatatataacctgATAAATTGTTGTGTAAGCAATACTTGATGTTtcagtatggtttttttttttttctctacaatgtATATTAGGGTGCGGTTTCTGGATCAGTCCAAGCCTCCGATCGTCTCATGAAAGAGCTCAGGGATATATATAGGTCACAGAGTTATAAAACAGGTAAGTTTGTGCAAATGATATTGAACAGAGTGCTTTCTTTAACCCTTCCCCTGTAAGTGGCTTCTCTGGAGCTGCCTGTTGCTTAGAAAACGTTTTTTGGCATTTATTTTTATGCAGAAACACAATCCATGTCACTGCAAGAAATCGTGACGGAGTAGCAGCGTAGATTCTTGGTCATTGGCTGGGAAGGGGTTAAAGCTAATGCCTCATCACCCCATTAGCCAATACTGGTAGTGTCAAAATGCATGCCGTCTGCTGATTCCTATTGTTGAGCTTTGCACACCTGTACAACTGTTGCATGAAAACCTGGACAAGTTCCAGTTTTCAACGTCTGTATAGGTCTgccataatttatacaatagaaTATTATCCAGACTAGCCACTCACAAGTGACCGCTCCATTGCTTCAATCAATGTTagccaagaattcaaattttaagcTGTGACCAGCACTTTCTGcataggtgcaaatttgctcctgtGCACTTTGCCTTGAACAATTTTATTCGGTTAGAATAATCACTAGGTTGATATGGATTACTGCACTTGGgaaaactttgcactttttaagTAAATGCAGATCGCTTGCCAGCTAAATCTCTTTTCAAATTACTATACGGAGCGCCATTTATGATCTGGTGTAGTTTATTCATAAGTGTAAAAGCTCAAGAAATGTGTGTGGTCTGTCTATGACTACatttcagaaatttgttagaCCTCTCTGCTTCAGTGATGGTATTGTTTTAAAACTCTTCAAACAATATGATTAAAATCAACAGTGCTGATAAAAGCCTTGAATCATTTGACTTGAGCAGTGTAAAGCTACAAACAGCAAAAGCCACCAGTGTGCCAGAACATGTGGTACGAGGGCTGcatattgtgtgtgtggggggggtgttgttttttttttttttaatacatttttttttttctcatgcagGAATTTATTCAGTGGAGCTTGTAAATGACAGCTTGTATGAATGGCATGTTAAGCTTCTTAGGTAAGCATTTTTGATTTCTGGGAAGCACAGGTGTCACGGTGTTATATGAATGCTGTGCTCCATCCCTTCTTCATTGCATTTATAACTGTAACGGTCTATGTTGTGCAAATATTGGgttaaaagtttatatcaaaCCTAGATGAACGGTTGTGGGCATCTGATTCACAcaagttttatgtttttgttttctttcattcttttcttcagggttgacccagacagccctctCCACAGTGACCTTTTggtcttaaaagagaaggaaggaGTAGAGTGTATATTACtcaacttctcctttaaggataactTTCCGTTTGATCCTCCATTTGTTAGAGTTGTGTCTCCAGTACTCTCTGGCGGGTGAGTTATCTGCATTGAATTACAGATCATGTGTTTTTTAAGGGTGAAACTTAAAATCTATTAAAATCCATAAATTTGAAAACTTTGCGAGACAGTGATAGTGATGGGTTTGTTATTTTTGAAATGGTGCCAATCTTTATCTACTGTAAATGCAAGCTTACTATCTACATACACTTTTCTAATTGTATTAGAAGATTCCTTATTTTCATGCAATTAATTGTGTTAACCTTTTTCATTATAGTTCCTTTCTAATATGTAGAGGTTCAAGATCGTGATTGCTGTATGTTGGTAAAGCAGTAAAAATTGTTTGCTGTATATTGTTAGAAACAACAGGTTGAGGTTTATAACCTCACAACAGTGAAACTGAAAATTTAAATCTAATACAGTAGAACtacttttcaggggaccagaaaaaaagtagtgtacaatgcaggaaaacttatcagggtactgtatataaaattgaggtttcactgaatacagtggaatacttagattttttttttttttctacagagttTGGAGAGAGCTTGCACCTGCCAAGATCTCTCTAAGCCGATGGGGATATCATTTGTTTGAATGGAAACCTTTTTAAGACTCCACTTACTCAAGTTGCTATACTATTAAAATCTATAGGAATAGTTTTGCTATAGTTTGCAATCTATAGTTAATGAGTTGTTATGGCTTCTATAAGCACTCTTGAAATATTGTGCTTTCGACAGTCAAACCTATCCTTGAATAGTGTTTTATAGACTGTTTGTACAGGCTGTTTGAAAGCTCTGCTATGGATCACTCCTTTCTGGTGGTCATCAGCTGATCACACCACCACcgtttatcattattattactctTGTTCATTTATTACTGTTCCTGGTCTGTTAATCAACATTAATCAGATGGCTTGCAATATTGTTTCAAAAGTCCGAGCCAGGAGTGTGGAGAATATGAAGAGTCAGAcaaactgctttcagtagcaataagCTTTGAAAtcattgaaaacttttttttaatgtatattggaaagtaacTTCAATATGCAATGAGTGTGAGGTGATCCCTTTAACCACACTGTAGTTCAGTTGTAGTTTCTTATGTGTTAAAGAgggactaaagtctaaaatagaataaagctagaaatgctgtattttgtatactaaatataaacatgaactaactgcaccagaagcctaattaaacaaatgatttatgctttcaaagttggccgcagggggctgtcatcttgtaactttgttaaacatctttgcaagaccaagactgcgcacacactcagtgtggtttgggcttcagttgggggttaagcttagggatcgtcataaattatcaaaacagtacaagttaaataatttctgccatagaagctgatacagcaagactgattaataagcagaatatgcagactgcattgggtctgcgaatacaaatctctacacagtgcccggctgctctacagagaaacaaacaaagctgctcgcgGTCAGGGAAGTACCCCCCTGCTGtttaaaagtatgattgtttccctgcagagcagttaggggccgtctgaagtttcctatctacAGCTGTCTTAGCAaataaaacgaagggggaatttcactgcaaatagtCAGAGTTCTtattaaaaactgtacacattttttgattaaaatatattgaagatagatttctttttcattaaagaaagtaaacatgggaTTTTTTTGCCGTTATATCTCGTACGTAACCCGGGAACTGCCTGTATTaactgtaaaggagaactaaagcctgaaaTGAATATGCCTaacaattccatattttatatactaaacttattgtaccagcataaaagttcagcttctcaatagcagcaatgattcaggacttcaaacgtgtcacagggggtcaccatcttggaaagtgtctgtgacactcgcatgctcagtgggctctgagcagctgttgagaagctaagcttaggggtcgtcacaaattatccagcagaaaatgaggttggtctgtaatataaactgatgctaattgcactggtttctgtgctgccatgtagtaattatctgtattaattactaatcagccttatattgtgacatttctgttctatgtgtactgtatattttgaatcggttcctaagctcagtaagtgacagcagcacagagcatgtgcagtgaatcagcagaaaagaagatggggagctactggggcgtcTTTTGAGAcccagatcttccctgctaaagggatttggttgcctggggctggtacagaagcccaaagcataatgtaaAGCATTCCTAGctaattctttatttaagctttagttctcctttaataaatcctgtaatatactgtactttacaaAGGTACAGTGTTTGCAAATAATATCTCAACCATAACATAACCCTTGGTTTACATAGAACATCCACAATCGGACAGTATAGAAGTTATAAGAAACAAtgttatatgttttgttttttaaaggtatGTGCTGGGAGGTGGAGCTCTCTGCATGGAGCTGTTAACTAAACAGGTAAGGAAAGCATTTCTTCTCAACAAACGTGTGTTTGGACATGTGTTCCCCTGTGGTGGTTATTTTATGTATTCCACTCAAAGGGAAAGTATGAGTTAACACCGCCAATTCTTTGCTATCTGTCTATTAAATGCTCCATATGGAAGTTGTATTCCACCTGCATTTGACTCTTCCATGCAGTGCATTGAGTAGAGACGGCAAAGAATGGCCTGCATTAACACTAGCGTTTCCTTGGTGTGGAATGGACAAGACAGGGGAGCGTGTGGTCAAATGCTTTTGTCAAAGAACCCAAATGTGCATTTAGCTGTCCTATGTAACATACATTTGTTACATAATTGTAATATTACATGTTATAACGACATATAATATAAGTACATACAAGATTTACTCTGCATAGACCTTTTCATAGCCCTCTGTGTACTTATTATATCCCATTGTCTTCCTTAAGGGCTGGAGCAGTGCCTATTCTATAGAGTCTGTAATTATGCAGATCAATGCTACCCTAGTGAAGGGCAAGGCACGTGTGCAGTTTGGTGCAAACAAGGTAAGTGCACTGTATTGATTTACTGTGTGTGTATTGGTTAATAAATTCTAGCAATCTCCTTATCTAAGAACCAATAGTCTTATTAGAGATATGAGATCTACTATCCaggatatccagaaagttccaaattacagacagggcatctcccatagattcgcaatcaaataattttttctgtagtaataaaacagtacactgtaCTTGATTCCAGTTAGTGATTTAGTTATAGTGGTATTGTCAATAACATGCCATCAGTAAGTGCTcaacttttattataaaaacgtTGTAGTCGATCAGTCTTTCTATACTCTTGGGGTCTGCAAATAGCATTTTGCTGTTCACCCTGTTAACAACTTGCTTGAGTAAATCTGTGTCACTACTCTAAGAATCAACAAAAGCCGTCAATGTTGGACTAGACTAGACTAATCTAGTAATGTTGCTGTTACTCCTAAAGCGTggttgtcttaaagggatactgtcatgggaaaaacatttttttcaaa
Above is a genomic segment from Xenopus laevis strain J_2021 chromosome 3L, Xenopus_laevis_v10.1, whole genome shotgun sequence containing:
- the ube2q2.L gene encoding ubiquitin conjugating enzyme E2Q family member 2 L homeolog; its protein translation is MSVSGLKAELRLLESIFGKEHERFRIVSWRLDELHCVFIQSTGVVITIHCNITESYPSSAPIWFVESDDPNLTSVLERLEDIKKSNTLLLQQLKRLICDLCRLYNLPQHPDVEMLDQPLPTGQNGTTEEVTSEEEEEEDMGEDIEDLDHYDMKEEEPVEGKKSEDEGIEKENLAILEKIRKNQRQDHLNGAVSGSVQASDRLMKELRDIYRSQSYKTGIYSVELVNDSLYEWHVKLLRVDPDSPLHSDLLVLKEKEGVECILLNFSFKDNFPFDPPFVRVVSPVLSGGYVLGGGALCMELLTKQGWSSAYSIESVIMQINATLVKGKARVQFGANKNQYNLARAQQSYKSLVQIHEKNGWYTPPKEDG